The following coding sequences are from one Campylobacter sp. RM16187 window:
- a CDS encoding glycosyltransferase family 9 protein produces the protein MKILLIRNDNIGDLICTTPAIEALRHKFEDAKIDIVVNSLNACVVIKNPFLNKIYIYTKPKHKKRWKDKIWAFLGKCKILFQIYRQNYDAVVIFRSSYSPSASIFARAARAKRVIGVDYKYPKKFITDKIKFGHIPHEVMLCFDCLAPLGAYYNSEKTLFLPKNVSDKFKDFVFFHISSRISENQLSISKIEQIAKFLKEKFADVVLSSENVEFGERASRLSGVDYLQTSSMDELANYLCKAKFLLTLDGGVAHLGPALGLKTFVIFGKTNLTRWKPWGDDVYVLQDNSGLAENVKLEDIYEQISKFS, from the coding sequence ATGAAAATTTTACTAATCAGAAATGATAATATCGGCGATTTAATTTGTACTACTCCGGCTATTGAGGCATTAAGGCATAAATTTGAGGATGCTAAAATCGATATAGTTGTAAATAGTCTAAATGCTTGCGTTGTGATTAAAAATCCATTTTTGAATAAAATTTATATTTATACAAAGCCAAAGCATAAAAAGAGATGGAAGGATAAAATTTGGGCATTTCTTGGAAAATGCAAAATTTTATTTCAAATTTACCGCCAAAATTATGATGCGGTAGTGATATTTAGAAGCTCGTATTCACCGTCTGCCTCAATTTTTGCTAGAGCAGCAAGGGCTAAAAGAGTGATTGGGGTAGATTATAAATATCCTAAAAAATTTATAACCGATAAGATCAAATTTGGTCATATTCCGCATGAGGTTATGCTCTGCTTTGACTGTTTAGCGCCTCTTGGGGCCTATTACAATAGCGAAAAGACATTGTTTTTACCAAAAAATGTAAGTGATAAATTTAAAGATTTTGTATTTTTTCATATCTCTAGTAGGATTAGTGAAAATCAGTTAAGTATCAGCAAGATAGAACAAATTGCTAAATTTTTAAAAGAAAAATTTGCCGATGTGGTATTAAGTAGTGAAAATGTTGAATTTGGCGAGAGAGCTTCTAGGTTATCTGGAGTTGATTATCTGCAAACTTCAAGTATGGATGAGCTTGCAAACTACCTTTGCAAAGCCAAATTTTTACTCACATTAGATGGTGGAGTGGCGCATTTAGGTCCGGCTCTTGGGCTGAAAACTTTTGTTATATTTGGGAAAACAAACTTGACTCGCTGGAAGCCGTGGGGTGATGATGTGTATGTTTTGCAAGATAATAGCGGCTTGGCTGAAAATGTAAAACTCGAAGATATTTATGAGCAAATATCTAAATTTAGTTGA